The Vibrio rhizosphaerae genome contains the following window.
CTCTATTTATTGCTTGCTTAAGTTCAGTAACATTTTCAACAACACTCACTGAAAGATCACTCTGTGGCATTGCTTCTTTATGGAAACCTTCCGCCAATAGAATAATCGACGTTTCTTGTGCACCTTCTTCTTTAAAAAAACGCTCGGCAAGTTTGAGTACTTTGATTCGTTTAAAATGTTTTTGATGAATCCCTATAAGTTTATCCGCATAGTCTGCGTTCAACAAACTGCTTGGTAACACCCACGCAACTCGACCACCATTTTTTAGAAACTCTAAACTATGCAATAAGAAAAAAGCCCACAGACTGGCGTTTCGCCCCATTGTCTTGGTAGAAAACGGAGAGTTACGCAATACTCTATCACAAGATTTTCGTTGCTCTTCCGTCATATTATGCATAGATACATAAGGGGGGTTACCAAGAACGACATCAAATTCACTGACTGAAAACTCGGTAGGCTTCACCTGAATAAAATCTTTTAAAATGAAGCGCTTTGAGATATTGACATTTGTGCTGAACTTTTGAGTCAATATCTTAAATGCATGGTTATCAATATCTACACCATAGAGTTGTTCCTCTGGTGTAGGGCAACCTAACTCGCATAACCTAGCAATGCTACTATCGAAGAATCCACAACCGCCAAAACTTGGCTCTAAGATATCTTTGTCTGCATGTTGAATCGCCCAGTCCGCTAGTACTTGGCTTAACTCTGGTGGTGTATAGTATGCACCCAGTTCTTTCTTTTTTGGTAGTGAGTGCGGATTCATTTACTTTCCTATAAAGATAAAACAGTCCAACTAAATCATGCCGATTAGCTATTTACCTTATGTCCTAAAAGCTTCAGTACTTAAGAATTCTGATCGCTGAAAAGGCCACCAAATTAAATCCAATAAATACAATAAGTTAAATAGACTTTGATTTTGCAGTTATTCTAACATATAAAAGTATTTCTCGATAGATGTATGTAAATACTACCTCACATTCAGTTGATTATAGTGCAAACGGAAAAGCTCTACTCATCAACAACCATCCTGTCACTGTAACCCTCCCCGAAAAAATGGACGCTGGTAAATAGGGCTTTTCCGTTTACACTGAAATAAACGGAGAGTGCATGATGAAAAAATCACGCTATACAGAAACGCAAATCGTCAAGATCCTGAAGGAAGTCGAAGCCGGCAGGAAAGTCAATGAAGTGTGCCGCGAATACGGGATCTCTGATGCAACCTACTATAACTGGAAATCGAAGTACGGTGGTATGGAAGCCTCTGATGTGAAACGGCTAAAAGAGCTTGAAGATGAAAACCGAAGACTCAAACAGATGTTTGCTGATCTCAGTCTTGAGCATCGTATCGTCAAAGATATTTTGGAAAAAAAGCTGTAAAGCCAGCGGTTAAACGAGCGCTCGTTGAGTATGTGCGCTCACAGTTTCAGGTTAGCCTCAGGATGGCCTGCCGCGCAGTTGGCATCAGTGATTCCGTGTATCGATACCAGCCAAACCTGCATCGGGATGATGAGGTCGTTGCCAAGTTACAAGAGGCCGTAGAACGTTATCCAGCCTACGGTTTTGGTAAGTTATTTAAGGTGCTCAGACGGTGGGGACATCCATGGAATCATAAACGAGTTTACCGTGTGTACTGTGCTCTGAAACTGAACATGAGACGTAAGGGAAAAAAGCGGTTACCGAAGCGTGAGCCTGCTCCACTTGCGAGCCCGGAGAGGATCAACTGTTGTTGGTCTATCGATTTCATGAGCGATTCATTGGTTTGTGGCAGACGTTTTCGTACCTTTAACGTGGTCGATGATTTCAATCGGGAAGTCTTGGCGATAGAAGTGGACTTAAACCTGCCGACTCCGAGAGTTATTCGTGTGCTGGAGCGGATTATTGCTTGGCGAGGTATGCCGGGCAAATTGAGGATGGATAACGGGCCAGAGTTTATTTCAACCACGCTGTGTGACTGGGCAGAAAGTAACAAGGTAGAGCTGGAATTTATTCGACCGGGTAAGCCAACAGAAAATTCTTATATTGAGCGTTTTAATCGAACCTACCGAACGGAAATTCTGGATATGTATGTTTTTAAAACGCTGAATGAAGTCCGGGATTTGACAGAAAACTGGATGAGGGAATACAACGAAGAAAGGCCACATGACTCACTAAATGATCTCACGCCTTGGGAGTATTTGGAAAGACACGACAGCAGGAAAAACTCTAACTTATCGTGCCATTAAAACTGGGATGGTTACATTTGAGCCAGCGTCCATATCGGGTTTCCGACGCCGAATATTTATTTTTTGCCATAAAAAACCGCTATCCCATGCTGATAAAACAAGCATAAGGACAACGGTTTGAGTATGCAACTCTATTACTTATCTTCTGTGAAGATCGATAACATCAACTTTCTCGGTAATATTGATGCTTTCTCTTGGAGTTATGCTTCCAGCTTTTTGCTACATCATAAACATATGGCGGATATGTCATCCCAAGGATCGGCCAGTGATTTTGTTAAGTGCGATCTTGTTGATTTAAGAATACATCTTCAGTGCGCTTAGAAACCGTATCAACGATAAACTCCGCTAAGCTATCAACCGAGTTCAAGCGAGTTGAACCGAGATTGTTACTTTTTATGATGAATTTGAGCTCTGTTTTATTAAAACTTGAGACTAGAGACAAAGCCTCTTTACGAGACAAAGATTTGATTGCTTGAAAAACATTAAACTCACGCGCTTTAGAAGAAATCTCCTCTTCTCTTTGAATGTTTTTTCCATTTCTTGTATTTTCAGTGGTAGCTAATATGTTGCTTACTAG
Protein-coding sequences here:
- a CDS encoding IS3 family transposase (programmed frameshift), with protein sequence MKKSRYTETQIVKILKEVEAGRKVNEVCREYGISDATYYNWKSKYGGMEASDVKRLKELEDENRRLKQMFADLSLEHRIVKDILGKKAVKPAVKRALVEYVRSQFQVSLRMACRAVGISDSVYRYQPNLHRDDEVVAKLQEAVERYPAYGFGKLFKVLRRWGHPWNHKRVYRVYCALKLNMRRKGKKRLPKREPAPLASPERINCCWSIDFMSDSLVCGRRFRTFNVVDDFNREVLAIEVDLNLPTPRVIRVLERIIAWRGMPGKLRMDNGPEFISTTLCDWAESNKVELEFIRPGKPTENSYIERFNRTYRTEILDMYVFKTLNEVRDLTENWMREYNEERPHDSLNDLTPWEYLERHDSRKNSNLSCH